In one Drosophila pseudoobscura strain MV-25-SWS-2005 chromosome X, UCI_Dpse_MV25, whole genome shotgun sequence genomic region, the following are encoded:
- the prc gene encoding collagen alpha-2(IV) chain isoform X2: MLPFRWGLLLGIVVLIACANGAAIDQSSQNEDELSGLSDLERSKRSGRGYARGQTQSQYLNFGKPEEDGKAEAEANESGSRSTVSGSHGMGQAQSQFSSGDCSGCSGYQTGSSLDGSGGLIGRPDAIISLPSADAVSGFGGQPGFRSQPGSGSPVGGQPGIGGFPGVTGGQAGQPGLGAGHQGLDGKHPGGGEIISGPGIDGRQTGAAGQPGYVTQPGAEDQSGGQTIYGTQPGVGEQTGIGSGQPGFGAQPVVGGQPGYGTQAGVVGQPGIGSGQPGFGAQPVVGGQPGYGTQPGVGGQTGIGGGQPGYGGQSGVGGQPGYGTQPGVGGQTGIGGGQPGYGGQSGVGSQPGYGTQPGVGGQTGIGGGQPGYGGQSGVGGQPGYGTQPGVGGQTGIGGGQPGYGGQSGVGGQPGYGTQSGVGGQPGFGGQPGTGGKSVYGTQPGVSGPTGIGGGQPGYGGQSGVVGQPGYGTQPGVGGQTGIGGGQPGYGGQSGVGGQPGYGTQPGVGGQTGIGGGQPGYGGQSGVGGQPGYGTQPGVGGQPGFGGQPGTGGKSGYGTQPGVSGPTGIGGGQPGYGGQSAVVGQPGYGTQPGVGGQTGIGGGQPGYGGQSGVGGQPGFGTQPGVGGQTGIGGGQPGYGGQSGVGGQPGYGTQPGVGGQPGFGGQPGTGGQPGFGTQPGVSGPTGIGGGQPGYGSQSGVGGQPGYGTQPGVRGQTGIGGGQPGYGGQSGVGGEPGYGTQPGVGEQPGFGGQSGVGGKSGYGTQPGVSGPTGIGGGQLSFGGQPGVGSQPGYGTQPGASGQTGIGGGQPGYGGQSGVGGQPGYGTQPGVGAQTGIGGGQPGYGGQSGVVGQPGYGTQPGVGGQTGIGGGQPGYGGQSGVGGPPGYETQPGVGGQIGIGGGQPGYGGQSGVGRQPGYGTQPGFGGQPGFGGQPGTGGKSGYGTQPGVSGPTGIGGGQLGFGGQPGVGAQPSYGTQAGVGGPTGIGGGQPGYGGQSGAGGQPRYGTQPGFGGQPGLGGQRGAGGQPGYGTQQGVGVQTGISGGQPGYGGQSGALGQPGYEAQPGFGGQPGFGGQPGAGGQSGYGTQPGVGGQTGIGGGLPGFGAQPGVGGQPSYGTQAGVSGQPAIGGRQPGYGAQPVVGGQTGIDGGHPGFRGQPGYGTQPGVSGQTGVGGGQPGYGGQSGVGGQRGYGTQPGVGGQTGVGGGQPGYGGQPGVGGQPSYGTQPGASGQTGIGAGQPGYGGQSGVGGQPGYGTQPGVGGQTGVGAGQPGYGGQPGVGGQPGYGTQPGVGGQTGIVGGQPGFIGQQPGAGGSQFDGRHPGTGGTSDGQIGAPGRYTAGAGVTPGAAGVVAGGADDTFSQAASTIGNGQASASAEGKKNGGTAKTQVSGTYSTGGSFSASAMTSDADRAASAQVTGNADGAMSQSQGSGGPAQSQAQVQVNSKDGGTKASSQSGGLIHQSQSEVQANDKGGLADAQSSGPGQTSSQAQIGFRPGQDTSSVVAPGGGQASAQSGSHSGQSQSQIQGTSSFGVSYHGAAQSASGTKEQVDTYREQNRELFNTISQFGNSGNAVTDRADAVFSGPALTSESDSIPELQLKSTKTSKEEPEKVDKKPDQSEPVQYDDEEEDEGDEYDEDEYYNEKPVKLEEGPKPPNKIKDSESTPHPQTYTQSSPTQKQQAVVAPLPAEKYQLVQKQNGLINSYSERSTTESVPSGFRGTVNVQKKFHTKSLELHNTDKKVEISADTDSDAPSTPTRGSKAPRAPDSYVTVTKSVTGSMDNSKNPPQDNKNFQSTYYTKSSTCGYFTFSCNIVYGANGRSKICRPKAPANGKC; the protein is encoded by the exons ATGCTGCCCTTTCGCTGGGGCCTGCTACTAGGCATTGTGGTGCTCATAGCGTGCGCCAATGGAGCAGCTATC GATCAATCGTCGCAGAACGAAGATGAACTCTCTGGTCTGTCTGATTTGGAGCGATCAAAGAGAAGCGGAAGAGGCTA TGCAAGAGGACAGACGCAGTCGCAGTACTTGAACTTTGGCAAGCCCGAAGAGGATGGCAAGGCCGAGGCAGAGGCTAACGAAAGCGGCTCACGCTCGACAGTTT CTGGCAGCCACGGAATGGGGCAGGCCCAGAGTCAGTTCTCCTCGGGAGATTGCAGCGGCTGTTCCGGCTATCAAACTGGAAGCTCACTCGATGGCAGTGGAGGTCTTATAGGAAGACCCGATGCTATTATTAGTCTACCAAGTGCAG ATGCTGTTAGCGGCTTTGGTGGACAGCCTGGATTTCGGAGTCAGCCCGGTTCCGGAAGTCCAGTTGGTGGGCAGCCTGGTATTGGAGGATTTCCAGGAGTCACTGGGGGACAAGCTGGACAGCCCGGACTTGGAGCTGGTCACCAAGGACTTGATGGAAAACATCCTGGCGGGGGAGAAATAATTAGTGGGCCAGGAATCGACGGACGACAAACGGGTGCTGCTGGACAGCCCGGGTACGTAACTCAGCCTGGAGCTGAGGATCAGTCTGGAGGTCAAACCATATACGGAACACAACCAGGAGTTGGTGAACAGACAGGTATCGGCAGCGGACAGCCCGGATTTGGGGCTCAACCTGTAGTTGGAGGTCAACCCGGATACGGAACACAAGCAGGAGTTGTTGGACAGCCAGGTATCGGTAGCGGACAGCCCGGATTTGGGGCTCAACCTGTAGTCGGAGGTCAGCCCGGATACGGAACACAACCAGGAGTTGGTGGACAGACAGGTATCGGTGGCGGACAGCCCGGATATGGAGGTCAATCTGGGGTTGGAGGTCAACCTGGATACGGAACACAACCAGGAGTTGGTGGACAGACAGGTATCGGTGGCGGACAGCCCGGATATGGAGGTCAATCTGGGGTTGGAAGTCAACCTGGATACGGAACACAACCAGGAGTTGGTGGACAGACAGGTATCGGTGGCGGACAGCCCGGATATGGAGGTCAATCTGGAGTTGGAGGTCAACCTGGATATGGAACACAACCAGGAGTTGGTGGACAGACAGGTATCGGTGGCGGACAGCCCGGATATGGAGGTCAATCTGGGGTTGGAGGTCAACCCGGGTACGGAACACAATCAGGAGTTGGCGGACAGCCCGGATTTGGAGGTCAACCTGGAACTGGAGGTAAATCTGTATACGGAACACAACCAGGAGTTAGTGGACCGACAGGTATCGGTGGCGGACAGCCCGGATATGGAGGTCAATCTGGGGTTGTAGGTCAACCTGGATACGGAACACAACCGGGAGTTGGTGGACAGACAGGTATCGGTGGCGGACAGCCCGGATATGGAGGTCAATCTGGGGTTGGAGGTCAACCCGGATACGGAACACAACCAGGAGTTGGTGGACAGACAGGTATCGGTGGCGGACAGCCCGGATATGGAGGTCAATCTGGGGTTGGAGGTCAACCCGGATACGGAACACAACCAGGAGTTGGCGGACAGCCTGGATTTGGAGGTCAACCTGGAACTGGAGGTAAATCTGGATACGGAACACAACCAGGAGTTAGTGGACCGACAGGTATCGGTGGCGGACAGCCCGGATATGGAGGTCAATCTGCGGTTGTCGGTCAACCTGGATACGGAACACAACCGGGAGTTGGTGGACAGACAGGTATCGGTGGCGGACAGCCCGGATATGGAGGTCAATCTGGGGTTGGAGGTCAACCTGGATTCGGAACACAACCAGGAGTTGGTGGACAGACAGGTATCGGTGGCGGACAGCCCGGATATGGGGGTCAATCTGGGGTTGGAGGTCAACCCGGATACGGAACACAACCAGGAGTTGGTGGACAGCCTGGATTTGGAGGTCAACCTGGAACTGGAGGTCAACCTGGATTCGGAACACAACCAGGAGTTAGTGGACCGACAGGTATCGGTGGCGGACAGCCCGGATATGGAAGTCAATCTGGGGTTGGAGGTCAACCCGGATACGGAACACAACCAGGAGTTCGTGGACAGACAGGTATCGGTGGCGGACAGCCCGGATATGGAGGTCAATCTGGGGTTGGAGGTGAACCCGGATACGGAACACAACCAGGAGTTGGCGAACAGCCTGGATTTGGAGGTCAATCTGGGGTTGGAGGTAAATCTGGATACGGAACACAACCAGGAGTTAGTGGACCGACAGGTATCGGTGGTGGACAGCTCAGTTTTGGAGGTCAACCTGGAGTTGGAAGTCAACCCGGATACGGAACCCAACCAGGAGCTAGTGGACAGACAGGTATCGGTGGCGGACAGCCCGGATATGGAGGTCAATCTGGGGTTGGAGGTCAACCCGGATACGGAACACAACCAGGAGTTGGTGCACAGACAGGTATCGGTGGCGGACAGCCCGGATATGGAGGTCAATCTGGGGTTGTAGGTCAACCTGGATACGGAACACAACCGGGAGTTGGTGGACAGACAGGTATCGGTGGCGGACAGCCCGGATATGGAGGTCAGTCTGGGGTTGGAGGTCCACCTGGATACGAAACACAACCAGGAGTTGGTGGACAGATAGGCATCGGTGGCGGACAGCCCGGATATGGAGGTCAATCTGGGGTTGGAAGACAACCCGGATACGGAACACAACCAGGATTTGGCGGACAGCCTGGATTTGGAGGTCAACCTGGAACTGGAGGTAAATCTGGATACGGAACGCAACCAGGAGTTAGTGGACCGACAGGTATCGGTGGTGGACAGCTCGGGTTTGGAGGTCAACCTGGAGTTGGAGCTCAACCCAGCTACGGAACCCAAGCAGGAGTTGGTGGACCGACGGGTATCGGTGGTGGACAACCCGGATATGGAGGTCAATCTGGGGCTGGAGGTCAACCCCGTTACGGAACCCAACCAGGATTTGGTGGACAGCCTGGACTTGGAGGTCAACGTGGAGCTGGAGGTCAACCCGGATATGGAACACAACAAGGAGTTGGTGTACAGACTGGTATCAGTGGTGGGCAACCAGGATATGGAGGTCAATCTGGGGCCTTAGGTCAACCCGGATACGAAGCCCAACCAGGATTTGGTGGACAGCCTGGATTTGGAGGGCaacctggagctggaggtcAATCCGGATACGGAACACAACCAGGAGTTGGTGGACAGACTGGTATCGGTGGCGGACTGCCCGGATTCGGGGCTCAACCTGGAGTTGGAGGTCAACCCAGTTACGGAACCCAAGCAGGAGTCAGTGGACAGCCTGCTATCGGTGGGAGACAGCCAGGATACGGAGCACAACCCGTAGTTGGGGGGCAGACTGGTATCGATGGAGGACACCCCGGATTTAGAGGTCAACCCGGATACGGAACACAACCAGGAGTTAGTGGACAGACAGGTGTCGGTGGCGGACAGCCCGGATATGGTGGTCAATCTGGAGTTGGAGGTCAACGCGGATACGGAACACAACCAGGCGTTGGTGGACAGACAGGTGTCGGTGGCGGACAGCCCGGATATGGAGGTCAACCTGGAGTTGGAGGTCAACCCAGCTACGGAACCCAACCAGGAGCTAGTGGACAGACAGGTATCGGTGCCGGACAGCCCGGATATGGAGGTCAATCTGGAGTTGGAGGTCAACCCGGGTACGGAACACAACCAGGCGTTGGTGGACAGACAGGTGTCGGTGCCGGACAGCCCGGATATGGAGGTCAACCTGGAGTTGGAGGTCAACCCGGATACGGAACCCAACCAGGAGTTGGTGGACAGACAGGTATCGTTGGCGGACAGCCCGGATTTATAGGTCAACAGCCCGGAGCAGGAGGATCGCAGTTTGATGGAAGGCACCCGGGAACCGGTGGTACTTCAGATGGCCAAATAGGTGCTCCGGGACGGTAtacagctggagctggtgtCACTCCTGGAGCTGCTGGTGTTG TTGCCGGCGGAGCTGATGACACATTTTCTCAAGCGGCATCCACTATTGGGAACGGCCAGGCATCTGCCAGTGCCGAGGGCAAAAAGAATGGCGGAACTGCTAAGACCCAAGTATCCGGCACATACAGTACGGGCGGTTCTTTCAGCGCTAGTGCAATGACTTCCGACGCAGATCGGGCTGCCAGCGCCCAGGTTACTGGCAATGCTGATGGCGCTATGAGCCAGTCCCAAGGCTCTGGAGGACcggcccagtcccaggcccaaGTGCAGGTTAACTCGAAGGATGGAGGCACCAAGGCTTCATCACAGAGTGGGGGTCTGATTCACCAGAGCCAGAGTGAGGTGCAGGCCAACGATAAGGGCGGCTTGGCCGATGCCCAGTCCAGCGGACCGGGCCAAACCTCTTCCCAAGCTCAAATCGGCTTCCGTCCAGGTCAGGATACCAGTTCGGTAGTGGCACCAGGTGGCGGACAGGCTTCCGCACAATCGGGCAGCCATTCTGGCCAGAGCCAGTCTCAGATCCAAGGAACTTCCAG CTTTGGGGTATCATATCACGGCGCTGCACAGTCCGCATCAGGAACTAAGGAGCAGGTGGACACCTATCGGGAGCAAAATCGAGAGCTCTTCAATACAATCAGCCAGTTTGGCAACAGTGGAAATGC TGTAACCGATCGGGCTGATGCCGTCTTTAGTGGCCCGGCACTCACGTCTGAATCTGATTCAATACCCGAGCTGCAGCTGAAGTCTACAAAGACAAGCAAGGAAGAGCCTGAGAAGGTCGATAAGAAGCCAGATCAATCGGAACCAGTTCAATACGAcgacgaggaagaggacgAGGGGGATGAATACGACGAGGATGAGTACTACAACGAGAAACCTGTCAAGCTAGAGGAGGGTCCAAAGCCACCGAACAAGATTAAGGATTCGGAGTCCACACCTCATCCACAGACCTATACCCAGTCGTCCCCCAcgcagaagcagcaggcagtAGTGGCCCCATTGCCAGCGGAAAAGTACCAGCTGGTGCAGAAACAGAACGGACTCATTAATAGCTACTCGGAGCGATCAACCACAGAGTCCGTGCCCAGTGGGTTCCGCGGCACGGTGAACGTGCAAAAGAAGTTTCACACAAAGTCGCTTGAGCTTCATAATACCGACAAGAAGGTCGAAATCAGTGCCGACACTGACTCCGATGCCCCGAGTACACCCACTCGCGGTAGCAAAGCGCCTCGCGCACCAGACAGCTATGTAACAGTCACCAAGTCGGTGACTGGAAGCATGGACAATAGCAAGAACCCACCGCAGGATAACAAGAACTTCCAGTCCACGTACTACACCAAGTCCTCGACCTGCGGATACTTCACCTTCTCCTGTAACATTGTCTACGGAGCGAATGGACGCAGCAAGATCTGTCGCCCAAAAGCCCCAGCCAATGGCAAGTGCTAA
- the prc gene encoding collagen alpha-2(IV) chain isoform X4 — MLPFRWGLLLGIVVLIACANGAAIDQSSQNEDELSGLSDLERSKRSGRGYARGQTQSQYLNFGKPEEDGKAEAEANESGSRSTVSGSHGMGQAQSQFSSGDCSGCSGYQTGSSLDGSGGLIGRPDAIISLPSADAVSGFGGQPGFRSQPGSGSPVGGQPGIGGFPGVTGGQAGQPGLGAGHQGLDGKHPGGGEIISGPGIDGRQTGAAGQPGYVTQPGAEDQSGGQTIYGTQPGVGEQTGIGSGQPGFGAQPVVGGQPGYGTQAGVVGQPGIGSGQPGFGAQPVVGGQPGYGTQPGVGGQTGIGGGQPGYGGQSGVGGQPGYGTQPGVGGQTGIGGGQPGYGGQSGVGSQPGYGTQPGVGGQTGIGGGQPGYGGQSGVGGQPGYGTQPGVGGQTGIGGGQPGYGGQSGVGGQPGYGTQSGVGGQPGFGGQPGTGGKSVYGTQPGVSGPTGIGGGQPGYGGQSGVVGQPGYGTQPGVGGQTGIGGGQPGYGGQSGVGGQPGYGTQPGVGGQTGIGGGQPGYGGQSGVGGQPGYGTQPGVGGQTGIGGGQPGYGGQSGVGGQPGFGTQPGVGGQTGIGGGQPGYGGQSGVGGQPGYGTQPGVGGQPGFGGQPGTGGQPGFGTQPGVSGPTGIGGGQPGYGSQSGVGGQPGYGTQPGVRGQTGIGGGQPGYGGQSGVGGEPGYGTQPGVGEQPGFGGQSGVGGKSGYGTQPGVSGPTGIGGGQLSFGGQPGVGSQPGYGTQPGASGQTGIGGGQPGYGGQSGVGGQPGYGTQPGVGAQTGIGGGQPGYGGQSGVVGQPGYGTQPGVGGQTGIGGGQPGYGGQSGVGGPPGYETQPGVGGQIGIGGGQPGYGGQSGVGRQPGYGTQPGFGGQPGFGGQPGTGGKSGYGTQPGVSGPTGIGGGQLGFGGQPGVGAQPSYGTQAGVGGPTGIGGGQPGYGGQSGAGGQPRYGTQPGFGGQPGLGGQRGAGGQPGYGTQQGVGVQTGISGGQPGYGGQSGALGQPGYEAQPGFGGQPGFGGQPGAGGQSGYGTQPGVGGQTGIGGGLPGFGAQPGVGGQPSYGTQAGVSGQPAIGGRQPGYGAQPVVGGQTGIDGGHPGFRGQPGYGTQPGVSGQTGVGGGQPGYGGQSGVGGQRGYGTQPGVGGQTGVGGGQPGYGGQPGVGGQPSYGTQPGASGQTGIGAGQPGYGGQSGVGGQPGYGTQPGVGGQTGVGAGQPGYGGQPGVGGQPGYGTQPGVGGQTGIVGGQPGFIGQQPGAGGSQFDGRHPGTGGTSDGQIGAPGRYTAGAGVTPGAAGVGAPSTVAGGADDTFSQAASTIGNGQASASAEGKKNGGTAKTQVSGTYSTGGSFSASAMTSDADRAASAQVTGNADGAMSQSQGSGGPAQSQAQVQVNSKDGGTKASSQSGGLIHQSQSEVQANDKGGLADAQSSGPGQTSSQAQIGFRPGQDTSSVVAPGGGQASAQSGSHSGQSQSQIQGTSSFGVSYHGAAQSASGTKEQVDTYREQNRELFNTISQFGNSGNAVTDRADAVFSGPALTSESDSIPELQLKSTKTSKEEPEKVDKKPDQSEPVQYDDEEEDEGDEYDEDEYYNEKPVKLEEGPKPPNKIKDSESTPHPQTYTQSSPTQKQQAVVAPLPAEKYQLVQKQNGLINSYSERSTTESVPSGFRGTVNVQKKFHTKSLELHNTDKKVEISADTDSDAPSTPTRGSKAPRAPDSYVTVTKSVTGSMDNSKNPPQDNKNFQSTYYTKSSTCGYFTFSCNIVYGANGRSKICRPKAPANGKC; from the exons ATGCTGCCCTTTCGCTGGGGCCTGCTACTAGGCATTGTGGTGCTCATAGCGTGCGCCAATGGAGCAGCTATC GATCAATCGTCGCAGAACGAAGATGAACTCTCTGGTCTGTCTGATTTGGAGCGATCAAAGAGAAGCGGAAGAGGCTA TGCAAGAGGACAGACGCAGTCGCAGTACTTGAACTTTGGCAAGCCCGAAGAGGATGGCAAGGCCGAGGCAGAGGCTAACGAAAGCGGCTCACGCTCGACAGTTT CTGGCAGCCACGGAATGGGGCAGGCCCAGAGTCAGTTCTCCTCGGGAGATTGCAGCGGCTGTTCCGGCTATCAAACTGGAAGCTCACTCGATGGCAGTGGAGGTCTTATAGGAAGACCCGATGCTATTATTAGTCTACCAAGTGCAG ATGCTGTTAGCGGCTTTGGTGGACAGCCTGGATTTCGGAGTCAGCCCGGTTCCGGAAGTCCAGTTGGTGGGCAGCCTGGTATTGGAGGATTTCCAGGAGTCACTGGGGGACAAGCTGGACAGCCCGGACTTGGAGCTGGTCACCAAGGACTTGATGGAAAACATCCTGGCGGGGGAGAAATAATTAGTGGGCCAGGAATCGACGGACGACAAACGGGTGCTGCTGGACAGCCCGGGTACGTAACTCAGCCTGGAGCTGAGGATCAGTCTGGAGGTCAAACCATATACGGAACACAACCAGGAGTTGGTGAACAGACAGGTATCGGCAGCGGACAGCCCGGATTTGGGGCTCAACCTGTAGTTGGAGGTCAACCCGGATACGGAACACAAGCAGGAGTTGTTGGACAGCCAGGTATCGGTAGCGGACAGCCCGGATTTGGGGCTCAACCTGTAGTCGGAGGTCAGCCCGGATACGGAACACAACCAGGAGTTGGTGGACAGACAGGTATCGGTGGCGGACAGCCCGGATATGGAGGTCAATCTGGGGTTGGAGGTCAACCTGGATACGGAACACAACCAGGAGTTGGTGGACAGACAGGTATCGGTGGCGGACAGCCCGGATATGGAGGTCAATCTGGGGTTGGAAGTCAACCTGGATACGGAACACAACCAGGAGTTGGTGGACAGACAGGTATCGGTGGCGGACAGCCCGGATATGGAGGTCAATCTGGAGTTGGAGGTCAACCTGGATATGGAACACAACCAGGAGTTGGTGGACAGACAGGTATCGGTGGCGGACAGCCCGGATATGGAGGTCAATCTGGGGTTGGAGGTCAACCCGGGTACGGAACACAATCAGGAGTTGGCGGACAGCCCGGATTTGGAGGTCAACCTGGAACTGGAGGTAAATCTGTATACGGAACACAACCAGGAGTTAGTGGACCGACAGGTATCGGTGGCGGACAGCCCGGATATGGAGGTCAATCTGGGGTTGTAGGTCAACCTGGATACGGAACACAACCGGGAGTTGGTGGACAGACAGGTATCGGTGGCGGACAGCCCGGATATGGAGGTCAATCTGGGGTTGGAGGTCAACCCGGATACGGAACACAACCAGGAGTTGGTGGACAGACAGGTATCGGTGGCGGACAGCCCGGATATGGAGGTCAATCTGGGGTTGGAGGTCAACCCGGATACGGAACACAACCAGGAG TTGGTGGACAGACAGGTATCGGTGGCGGACAGCCCGGATATGGAGGTCAATCTGGGGTTGGAGGTCAACCTGGATTCGGAACACAACCAGGAGTTGGTGGACAGACAGGTATCGGTGGCGGACAGCCCGGATATGGGGGTCAATCTGGGGTTGGAGGTCAACCCGGATACGGAACACAACCAGGAGTTGGTGGACAGCCTGGATTTGGAGGTCAACCTGGAACTGGAGGTCAACCTGGATTCGGAACACAACCAGGAGTTAGTGGACCGACAGGTATCGGTGGCGGACAGCCCGGATATGGAAGTCAATCTGGGGTTGGAGGTCAACCCGGATACGGAACACAACCAGGAGTTCGTGGACAGACAGGTATCGGTGGCGGACAGCCCGGATATGGAGGTCAATCTGGGGTTGGAGGTGAACCCGGATACGGAACACAACCAGGAGTTGGCGAACAGCCTGGATTTGGAGGTCAATCTGGGGTTGGAGGTAAATCTGGATACGGAACACAACCAGGAGTTAGTGGACCGACAGGTATCGGTGGTGGACAGCTCAGTTTTGGAGGTCAACCTGGAGTTGGAAGTCAACCCGGATACGGAACCCAACCAGGAGCTAGTGGACAGACAGGTATCGGTGGCGGACAGCCCGGATATGGAGGTCAATCTGGGGTTGGAGGTCAACCCGGATACGGAACACAACCAGGAGTTGGTGCACAGACAGGTATCGGTGGCGGACAGCCCGGATATGGAGGTCAATCTGGGGTTGTAGGTCAACCTGGATACGGAACACAACCGGGAGTTGGTGGACAGACAGGTATCGGTGGCGGACAGCCCGGATATGGAGGTCAGTCTGGGGTTGGAGGTCCACCTGGATACGAAACACAACCAGGAGTTGGTGGACAGATAGGCATCGGTGGCGGACAGCCCGGATATGGAGGTCAATCTGGGGTTGGAAGACAACCCGGATACGGAACACAACCAGGATTTGGCGGACAGCCTGGATTTGGAGGTCAACCTGGAACTGGAGGTAAATCTGGATACGGAACGCAACCAGGAGTTAGTGGACCGACAGGTATCGGTGGTGGACAGCTCGGGTTTGGAGGTCAACCTGGAGTTGGAGCTCAACCCAGCTACGGAACCCAAGCAGGAGTTGGTGGACCGACGGGTATCGGTGGTGGACAACCCGGATATGGAGGTCAATCTGGGGCTGGAGGTCAACCCCGTTACGGAACCCAACCAGGATTTGGTGGACAGCCTGGACTTGGAGGTCAACGTGGAGCTGGAGGTCAACCCGGATATGGAACACAACAAGGAGTTGGTGTACAGACTGGTATCAGTGGTGGGCAACCAGGATATGGAGGTCAATCTGGGGCCTTAGGTCAACCCGGATACGAAGCCCAACCAGGATTTGGTGGACAGCCTGGATTTGGAGGGCaacctggagctggaggtcAATCCGGATACGGAACACAACCAGGAGTTGGTGGACAGACTGGTATCGGTGGCGGACTGCCCGGATTCGGGGCTCAACCTGGAGTTGGAGGTCAACCCAGTTACGGAACCCAAGCAGGAGTCAGTGGACAGCCTGCTATCGGTGGGAGACAGCCAGGATACGGAGCACAACCCGTAGTTGGGGGGCAGACTGGTATCGATGGAGGACACCCCGGATTTAGAGGTCAACCCGGATACGGAACACAACCAGGAGTTAGTGGACAGACAGGTGTCGGTGGCGGACAGCCCGGATATGGTGGTCAATCTGGAGTTGGAGGTCAACGCGGATACGGAACACAACCAGGCGTTGGTGGACAGACAGGTGTCGGTGGCGGACAGCCCGGATATGGAGGTCAACCTGGAGTTGGAGGTCAACCCAGCTACGGAACCCAACCAGGAGCTAGTGGACAGACAGGTATCGGTGCCGGACAGCCCGGATATGGAGGTCAATCTGGAGTTGGAGGTCAACCCGGGTACGGAACACAACCAGGCGTTGGTGGACAGACAGGTGTCGGTGCCGGACAGCCCGGATATGGAGGTCAACCTGGAGTTGGAGGTCAACCCGGATACGGAACCCAACCAGGAGTTGGTGGACAGACAGGTATCGTTGGCGGACAGCCCGGATTTATAGGTCAACAGCCCGGAGCAGGAGGATCGCAGTTTGATGGAAGGCACCCGGGAACCGGTGGTACTTCAGATGGCCAAATAGGTGCTCCGGGACGGTAtacagctggagctggtgtCACTCCTGGAGCTGCTGGTGTTG GCGCGCCAAGTACAGTTGCCGGCGGAGCTGATGACACATTTTCTCAAGCGGCATCCACTATTGGGAACGGCCAGGCATCTGCCAGTGCCGAGGGCAAAAAGAATGGCGGAACTGCTAAGACCCAAGTATCCGGCACATACAGTACGGGCGGTTCTTTCAGCGCTAGTGCAATGACTTCCGACGCAGATCGGGCTGCCAGCGCCCAGGTTACTGGCAATGCTGATGGCGCTATGAGCCAGTCCCAAGGCTCTGGAGGACcggcccagtcccaggcccaaGTGCAGGTTAACTCGAAGGATGGAGGCACCAAGGCTTCATCACAGAGTGGGGGTCTGATTCACCAGAGCCAGAGTGAGGTGCAGGCCAACGATAAGGGCGGCTTGGCCGATGCCCAGTCCAGCGGACCGGGCCAAACCTCTTCCCAAGCTCAAATCGGCTTCCGTCCAGGTCAGGATACCAGTTCGGTAGTGGCACCAGGTGGCGGACAGGCTTCCGCACAATCGGGCAGCCATTCTGGCCAGAGCCAGTCTCAGATCCAAGGAACTTCCAG CTTTGGGGTATCATATCACGGCGCTGCACAGTCCGCATCAGGAACTAAGGAGCAGGTGGACACCTATCGGGAGCAAAATCGAGAGCTCTTCAATACAATCAGCCAGTTTGGCAACAGTGGAAATGC TGTAACCGATCGGGCTGATGCCGTCTTTAGTGGCCCGGCACTCACGTCTGAATCTGATTCAATACCCGAGCTGCAGCTGAAGTCTACAAAGACAAGCAAGGAAGAGCCTGAGAAGGTCGATAAGAAGCCAGATCAATCGGAACCAGTTCAATACGAcgacgaggaagaggacgAGGGGGATGAATACGACGAGGATGAGTACTACAACGAGAAACCTGTCAAGCTAGAGGAGGGTCCAAAGCCACCGAACAAGATTAAGGATTCGGAGTCCACACCTCATCCACAGACCTATACCCAGTCGTCCCCCAcgcagaagcagcaggcagtAGTGGCCCCATTGCCAGCGGAAAAGTACCAGCTGGTGCAGAAACAGAACGGACTCATTAATAGCTACTCGGAGCGATCAACCACAGAGTCCGTGCCCAGTGGGTTCCGCGGCACGGTGAACGTGCAAAAGAAGTTTCACACAAAGTCGCTTGAGCTTCATAATACCGACAAGAAGGTCGAAATCAGTGCCGACACTGACTCCGATGCCCCGAGTACACCCACTCGCGGTAGCAAAGCGCCTCGCGCACCAGACAGCTATGTAACAGTCACCAAGTCGGTGACTGGAAGCATGGACAATAGCAAGAACCCACCGCAGGATAACAAGAACTTCCAGTCCACGTACTACACCAAGTCCTCGACCTGCGGATACTTCACCTTCTCCTGTAACATTGTCTACGGAGCGAATGGACGCAGCAAGATCTGTCGCCCAAAAGCCCCAGCCAATGGCAAGTGCTAA